The window ATTCTGAAGACGCCTGCTGAAATTGATGTGATGGCTCAGGCGTCGCGAGTAGTTGCTGAAGCGCTAGAAGTTGTCAGGAATGCCGTGAGGCCTGGCGTGACCACGGAGGATCTTGACCGTATCGCAGAGCAAGCCATACGTGACCGCGGGGCTATCCCAGCATTCAAGGGATACCGCAGCTACCCGAAGACTCTCTGCGCTTCAGTCAATGAACAGGTTGTTCATGGAATTCCTTCAAAACGGAAACTGAAGGACGGCGATATCATCGGTCTAGACTTGGGGGCGGTTGTCGGCGGGTTTTATGGTGACTCTGCAGTCACTGTGGCGGTCGGCGAAACCAGTGAGTCTGTTGCTCGATTGATTCAGGTGACGCAAGAAGCTCTTGATCTGGGTATCCAAAAGGCGGTAGTCGGTAATCGGCTTACCGACATTTCTTATGCGGTACAGCGCCATGTTGAAGCAGCTGGATATTCAGTCGTAACGGAGTTCGTCGGCCATGGTATCGGCCGTCAACTTCATGAAGAACCTCAAGTGCCCAACTACGGGAAGGCTGGTCAGGGGCCGCGTCTACAGTACGGGATGGTTCTGGCGATCGAGCCGATGGTCAACATGGGTGGCAGTGCGGTGCGTGTGCTTGAGGATCGGTGGACGGCGGTGACGGCAGACGGTAGCCTTTCAGCCCACTTTGAGCATACAATAGCAATTCAGCCGTCGGGGCCGGCGCGGGTGCTCAGTCAGAGAGTGCTAGACGCCGCATAATTGTAGTACAGATAGAGGAATGGGAGTACGTGGGAAAAGAAGACATTATCGAAATACAGGGAACGGTAGCAGAGACATTACCCAATGCCATGTTTCGTGTGAAACTTGATAATGGACATATTCTACTAGCTCATATTTCTGGAAAAATGAGGATGCACTTTATCCGAATTCTTCCGGGCGACAAAGTCACGGTGGAGATGTCTCCATACGATTTGACGAGAGGCCGAATCACTTACCGTTTCAAGTAGTAGGAGCGCTGACGCGTCATGAAAGTAAAGTCATCAGTCAAGCCGATTTGTGCCAAGTGTATGGTCGTTCGTCGCCGGGGCGTCGTGCGAATTTTGTGTGAGAACCCCAGGCACAAGCAACGTCAGGGATAACGCCGAGCAGAGTAGGTCTGTGCTCGTCTAGGGAATAGGAAAGAGGAGAGATCATGGCACGCATCGCAGGCATCGATTTGCCAAGAGACAAGCGGACCGATATCGGCCTCACGTACATCTACGGGATTGGGCGAGCCGCCGCACGAGAAATTCTGCGGAAGGCCGGTGTGGATGGGGCGATTCGGATCAAGGATCTGAGCGAAGACAAGATCGTCAAGCTCAGAGAAATTATTGATCGCGATCACCGCGTCGAGGGGGACCTTCGGAAGGAGACGTCCCTGAACATCAAGCGATTGATCGACACCGGGACCTATCGAGGTCTGCGCCATCGAAAAGGGTTGCCGGTGCGTGGCCAGCGCACGAAGACCAATGCCAGAACGCGGAAGGGCCGACGTGCTGGTGTGACAAGCAAACCGAAACCGACAGCCAGATGATCGAGCGCATCGCTCGTGTTCTGAAGTGAAGGAGTGTCTATGAGTGTGAAGAAGGGCAAGAAGAAGGAACGCCGGATTGTTCAGGCCGGTGTGGCGCATGTCCAGGCATCCTTCAATAATACGATTGTCACGATTACTGACATGGGCGGCAATACGGTCGTCTGGGCCAGCTCTGGCAATCAGGGGTTTAAGGGCTCTCGTAAGAGTACCCCGTTCGCGGCACAGCGTGCCGGCGAAGCGGCCGCCCGTAAAGCCATGGAGAGTGGCATGCGTCAAATTGATGTGTATGTGAACGGGCCTGGGGCTGGTCGTGAATCAGCCATTCGCTCGCTCCAGGCCGCTGGCCTGCGCATCAATCTGATTCGCGATGTCACGCCGATTCCCCATAACGGCTGCCGTCCACCGAAGCGGAGACGGGTGTAGCC of the Nitrospira sp. genome contains:
- the rpmJ gene encoding 50S ribosomal protein L36; translated protein: MKVKSSVKPICAKCMVVRRRGVVRILCENPRHKQRQG
- the rpsM gene encoding 30S ribosomal protein S13, encoding MARIAGIDLPRDKRTDIGLTYIYGIGRAAAREILRKAGVDGAIRIKDLSEDKIVKLREIIDRDHRVEGDLRKETSLNIKRLIDTGTYRGLRHRKGLPVRGQRTKTNARTRKGRRAGVTSKPKPTAR
- the rpsK gene encoding 30S ribosomal protein S11 produces the protein MSVKKGKKKERRIVQAGVAHVQASFNNTIVTITDMGGNTVVWASSGNQGFKGSRKSTPFAAQRAGEAAARKAMESGMRQIDVYVNGPGAGRESAIRSLQAAGLRINLIRDVTPIPHNGCRPPKRRRV
- the infA gene encoding translation initiation factor IF-1, whose amino-acid sequence is MGKEDIIEIQGTVAETLPNAMFRVKLDNGHILLAHISGKMRMHFIRILPGDKVTVEMSPYDLTRGRITYRFK
- the map gene encoding type I methionyl aminopeptidase; translation: MIILKTPAEIDVMAQASRVVAEALEVVRNAVRPGVTTEDLDRIAEQAIRDRGAIPAFKGYRSYPKTLCASVNEQVVHGIPSKRKLKDGDIIGLDLGAVVGGFYGDSAVTVAVGETSESVARLIQVTQEALDLGIQKAVVGNRLTDISYAVQRHVEAAGYSVVTEFVGHGIGRQLHEEPQVPNYGKAGQGPRLQYGMVLAIEPMVNMGGSAVRVLEDRWTAVTADGSLSAHFEHTIAIQPSGPARVLSQRVLDAA